In the genome of Triticum urartu cultivar G1812 chromosome 5, Tu2.1, whole genome shotgun sequence, one region contains:
- the LOC125506024 gene encoding uncharacterized protein LOC125506024: MEAILSAVIGDFVSRFISFMTSKYSDLACSEEKQVERLQQLLVRVHAVVEEANGRYITNSGMLLQLKMLAEAMYNGYHALDTVKCNRLIKEGSNEGTSGPFALCLGTPLKRARANSSRSNHRVGGSDLLHGTLSNLETLVSNLTEFAILLGGCERMSRRPYDTYLYVDNFMFGRSIEKQKVLNFLLLHHNAPGSPAVLPITGDNLVGKKTLVANVCNDKRVRGHFASVLHLNGDKFCAEDHGRCASAAGRTLIVVIFASDVDCEEWKKIHHAVACINTESKVIIVSRKESSVKYGTVKPIRLTRLPAEEYIYLFKTLAFGSADPKDHPNLTPIAIELATMLGGSFVAAYSLASVLRKDVSFQFWLSIFNRYKNVTENNLSMFGEHLSLRIRRRAPVDITSFLPSPAAPLLLTRPRTETEVSQRRLPKVTMADLIVDPTIRPKGDFDLVKWKSRLPPYTEFSYFVPSCAEQRHKTTARRKREAAICP, translated from the coding sequence ATGGAAGCTATTTTGTCGGCTGTTATAGGCGACTTTGTCAGCAGATTCATCTCCTTTATGACAAGCAAGTATTCAGATCTTGCATGTTCAGAGGAGAAGCAGGTGGAGAGGTTGCAGCAACTCCTTGTAAGAGTTCACGCCGTGGTTGAGGAGGCGAACGGGCGATACATCACCAACTCTGGTATGCTCCTACAACTGAAGATGCTGGCTGAGGCTATGTACAATGGTTATCATGCCCTAGACACCGTCAAGTGCAATCGACTGATCAAAGAGGGCTCCAACGAAGGTACGAGTGGCCCATTTGCGTTGTGCCTTGGCACTCCTCTCAAGCGCGCTCGTGCAAACAGCAGTAGATCAAATCACAGAGTTGGTGGCTCCGACCTGCTGCATGGTACCTTGTCAAATCTAGAAACTTTAGTTTCTAACCTGACGGAGTTTGCTATACTTTTGGGAGGATGCGAGCGCATGTCCCGTAGACCCTATGACACCTATCTGTACGTTGACAACTTCATGTTCGGCCGCAGTATCGAGAAGCAGAAAGTTCTGAACTTCTTGTTACTTCATCATAACGCTCCTGGTTCTCCAGCTGTGCTTCCAATCACCGGTGACAACCTAGTCGGAAAGAAAACTCTGGTAGCAAATGTATGCAACGATAAGAGGGTCCGCGGTCACTTCGCTTCGGTTTTGCACCTCAATGGAGACAAGTTCTGCGCAGAAGACCATGGAAGGTGCGCGTCTGCAGCAGGAAGGACATTGATTGTTGTCATATTTGCTTCAGATGTTGATTGTGAGGAATGGAAGAAGATTCACCATGCAGTGGCATGCATAAACACAGAAAGCAAGGTCATAATCGTAAGCAGGAAGGAAAGTTCAGTGAAATATGGTACTGTGAAGCCAATCCGCCTAACTAGATTACCAGCCGAGGAGTACATCTACCTCTTCAAGACACTGGCATTTGGAAGTGCAGACCCAAAGGACCACCCGAATCTGACACCAATTGCAATAGAGTTGGCGACAATGTTGGGAGGGTCATTTGTGGCAGCATACTCACTTGCCAGTGTGCTAAGGAAGGATGTAAGCTTTCAGTTCTGGCTTTCTATTTTCAACAGGTACAAGAATGTGACCGAGAATAACTTGTCCATGTTCGGCGAGCATCTGTCGCTCCGTATCAGAAGGCGCGCTCCGGTAGACATCACAAGCTTTCTTCCATCTCCTGCTGCTCCATTGTTGCTTACTCGTCCTCGAACTGAAACCGAGGTTTCCCAGAGGAGACTACCTAAAGTGACGATGGCGGACCTCATAGTGGATCCTACCATCCGTCCCAAGGGTGACTTCGATTTAGTGAAATGGAAATCACGGTTGCCACCTTATACCGAGTTTAGCTACTTCGTTCCATCTTGTGCTGAACAGAGGCATAAAACAACCGCAAGGAGGAAGCGTGAAGCAGCTATTTGTCCCTAg
- the LOC125510733 gene encoding uncharacterized protein LOC125510733: protein MTMSAPTPAIHSLSAPPRPQAPATPPLRRATSAVSTLRESPQPPLAPLSISSRRAALLALVLAASPARPAAAAFSFSFPGPKELLREQKRKSARFLLAPIAASRETLVKAQNLLASENASAADAEEVRGRLSAAGRDCVPRERNSVVAFQSRTGVEVCTFSLILKNAASLLDDKDPLKVEADTSLAELIQSFSDLGTVVENSNFELSDDRKKMKDDLLSTISALDKYEQGVKDCLGV from the exons ATGACCATGAGCGCCCCGACTCCCGCCATCCACTCGCTCAGCGCGCCGCCGCGGCCGCAGGCGCCGGCAACGCCTCCTCTCCGGCGCGCTACCTCCGCGGTATCCACCCTCCGGGAGTCCCCACAGCCGCCTCTAGCGCCCCTGAGCATCTCCTCTCGCCGCGCCGCCCTCCTCGCCCTCGTCCTGGCCGCCTCGCCGGCAaggcccgccgccgccgccttctcctTCAGCTTCC CTGGGCCGAAGGAGTTGCTGCGGGAGCAGAAGAGGAAGTCGGCGCGCTTCCTCCTCGCGCCCATCGCTGCCTCCCGCGAGACCCTCGTCAAGGCCCAGAACCTTCTCG CTTCGGAGAATGCGTCTGCGGCGGACGCGGAGGAGGTGAGGGGGCGGCTGAGCGCGGCGGGGAGGGACTGCGTGCCGCGGGAGAGGAACTCGGTAGTCGCCTTTCAGTCACGAACCGGCGTCGAG GTCTGCACATTCAGCTTGATTCTGAAGAATGCCGCGTCGCTGCTCGACGATAAGGATCCTCTCAAGGTTGAAGCTGATACCAGCCTTGCAGAGCTAATACA ATCATTCTCTGACCTGGGAACTGTGGTGGAGAACAGTAACTTTGAGCTCAGTGATGATAG AAAGAAGATGAAGGATGACCTGCTGAGCACTATCTCCGCCCTTGATAAATACGAACAGGGTGTTAAGGATTGTTTAGGTGTATAG
- the LOC125510732 gene encoding putative S-adenosyl-L-methionine-dependent methyltransferase Mvan_1344: protein MPSCGRLAAARYPLIPPPRTASGRARPPRREPRSWSVMSSSQEGKAGANGEQRLEEGEGVLAAAMEQLAAEGVRALHARVEAEWDPVLQSACQTAAVRALWAGAVRDPAAGVLAGERHLRGLHERMRRDERTGAREVHGVMIAVRTLWFDARIEAAVAGLGGAAQVVLLGAGMDARAYRLGCLKECAVFELDFADLLDMKSDILHEAMSSGNHQKLTMMAKSLTRVPADIRDVDWMTKLQSCGYVPERNTVWVLEGILYYLHHVHAMQVLETIAACRTLACTVLLADFMNKNAASLSQTMYHFYHDSPDLLLPSMGFSQAMLSQIGDPQAHFGLLNHPQNLFDKLRRLPRSVETNPEDGTPCRRLYLVEASASPDDHTTL from the exons ATGCCATCGTGTGGCCGGCTGGCCGCTGCGCGCTACCCCCTCATCCCGCCCCCCCGGACAGCCAGCGGCAGAGCCCGGCCGCCGCGCCGAGAGCCACGCAGCTGGTCGGTCATGTCGTCGTCCCAAGAGGGGAAGGCGGGCGCCAATGGCGAGCAGAGGCTGGAGGAGGGCGAGGGCGTGCTGGCGGCGGCGATGGAGCAGCTGGCGGCGGAGGGGGTGCGGGCGCTGCACGCGCGGGTGGAGGCGGAGTGGGACCCCGTGCTGCAGAGCGCGTGCCAGACGGCGGCCGTGCGGGCGCTGTGGGCGGGCGCCGTGCGGGACCCGGCCGCCGGGGTGCTGGCCGGGGAGCGCCACCTCAGGGGCCTCCACGAGAGGATGCGCCGCGACGAGCGCACCGGCGCGCGCGAGGTGCACGGGGTCATGATCGCCGTGCGCACGCTCTGGTTCGACGCCCGCATCGAGGCCGCCGTCGCCGGCCTCGGCGGCGCCGCGCAGGTCGTCCTCCTCGGCGCAG GGATGGACGCAAGAGCCTATCGACTGGGCTGCCTAAAGGAATGCGCTGTATTTGAACTCGACTTTGCAGATCTCCTAGATATGAAATCAGATATTCTGCATGAAGCAATGAGTTCTGGAAATCATCAAAAACTCACCATGATGGCAAAATCGTTGACTAGGGTTCCTGCTGACATACGAGATGTTGACTGGATGACCAAGCTACAGAGTTGTGGGTATGTTCCTGAAAGAAATACCGTATGGGTTCTTGAAGGAATCCTCTATTACCTTCATCATGTGCATGCAATGCAAGTCCTTGAAACAATTGCGGCATGCCGCACCTTAGCCTGCACAGTCCTCCTTGCTGACTTCATGAACAAGAATGCGGCGTCGCTGTCGCAGACGATGTACCATTTCTACCACGACAGCCCTGATCTCCTTCTGCCTTCTATGGGGTTCTCTCAAGCAATGTTGTCACAAATTGGAGACCCCCAAGCACATTTTGGTCTCCTAAATCATCCACAAAATCTGTTTGATAAGCTGAGGAGATTGCCAAGATCAGTGGAGACTAATCCAGAGGATGGCACACCATGCCGCAGATTGTATTTGGTAGAAGCCTCTGCTTCTCCAGATGATCACACCACTTTATAA